From the genome of Bubalus bubalis isolate 160015118507 breed Murrah chromosome 2, NDDB_SH_1, whole genome shotgun sequence, one region includes:
- the ATIC gene encoding bifunctional purine biosynthesis protein ATIC produces the protein MAPGQLALFSVSDKTGLVEFARNLSSVGLNLIASGGTAKALRDAGLAVRDVSELTGFPEMLGGRVKTLHPAVHAGILARDIPEDSADMAKLDFNLIRVVVCNLYPFGKTVASPGVTVEEAVEHIDIGGVTLLRAAAKNHARVTVVCEPEDYSAVASEMQDSDSKDTSLETRRQLALKAFTHTAQYDEAISDYFRKEYSKGVSQMPLRYGMNPHQTPAQLYTLKPKLPITVLNGAPGFINLCDALNAWQLVKELKEALGLPAAASFKHVSPAGAAVGIPLSEDEANVCMVYDLYKTLTPIATAYARARGADRMSSFGDFVALSDVCDVPTAKIISREVSDGIIAPGYENEALKILSKKKNGNYCVLQMDQSYIPDENEIRTLFGLRLSQKRNNSVVNRSLFSNIVTKNKDLPESALRDLIVATIAVKYTQSNSVCYAKNGQVIGIGAGQQSRIHCTRLAGDKANCWWLRHHPQVLSMKFKTGVKRAEISNAIDQYVTGTIGEGEDLIKWKALFEEVPELLTETEKKEWIDKLNEVSISSDAFFPFRDNVDRAKRSGVAYIAAPSGSAADKVVIEACDELGIILAHTNLRLFHH, from the exons ATGGCACCCGGCCAGCTCG CTTTATTTAGTGTCTCTGACAAAACTGGCCTTGTGGAGTTTGCCAGGAACTTATCTTCTGTTGGTTTGAATCTGATCGCCTCTGGAGGGACTGCAAAAGCCCTCAGAGATGCTGGTTTGGCAGTCAG AGATGTCTCTGAGCTAACTGGATTTCCTGAAATGCTAGGGGGGCGTGTAAAAACCttgcatcctgcagtccatgctg GAATCTTGGCTCGTGATATCCCAGAAGATAGTGCTGACATGGCCAAACTTGATTTCAATCTTATAAG AGTTGTTGTTTGTAATCTGTATCCCTTTGGGAAGACAGTGGCTTCTCCAGGTGTAACTGTTGAAGAGGCTGTTGAACATATTGATATTG gagGAGTGACTCTGCTGAGAGCAGCAGCCAAAAACCATGCTCGAGTGACAGTAGTATGTGAGCCGGAGGACTATTCAGCCGTAGCCTCAGAGATGCAGGACTCTGACAGCAAAGACACATCCTTGGAGACAAGACGCCAGTTAGCCTTGAAG GCTTTTACTCATACAGCACAGTATGATGAAGCAATTTCAGATTACTTCAGGAAAGAGTACAGTAAAGGAGTATCTCAGATGCCCCTGAGGTATGGAATGAACCCTCATCAGACTCCTGCCCAGCTGTATACCCTGAAGCCCAAGCTCCCTATCACAG TTCTGAATGGAGCCCCTGGATTTATAAACTTGTGTGATGCTTTGAATGCCTGGCAGCTGGTGAAGGAGCTCAAAGAAGCTTTAGGCCTTCCAGCCGCTGCGTCTTTCAAACATGTTAGCCCAGCAG GTGCTGCTGTTGGAATTCCACTCAGTGAAGACGAAGCCAACGTCTGCATGGTCTATGATCTGTACAAAACCCTCACACCCATAGCCACTGCATACGCAAGAGCAAGAG gGGCTGATAGGATGTCTTCCTTTGGTGACTTTGTTGCATTATCTGATGTTTGTGATGTCCCTACTGCCAAGATTATCTCCAGAGAG GTATCTGATGGTATTATTGCCCCGGGATATGAAAATGAAGCTTTGAAAAtactttccaaaaagaaaaatggtaattACTGTGTTCTTCAG atGGACCAATCTTATATTCCAGACGAAAATGAAATTCGAACTCTCTTTGGTCTTCGTTTAAGCCAGAAGAGAAATAATAGTGTTGTCAACAGGTCACTGTTTAGCAACATTGTTACCAAGAATAAAGAT TTGCCGGAATCTGCGCTCAGGGACCTCATCGTGGCCACCATTGCTGTCAAGTACACCCAGTCGAACTCCGTGTGCTATGCCAAGAATGGGCAG GTTATTGGCATCGGAGCAGGACAGCAGTCTCGTATACACTGCACACGCCTTGCAGGTGATAAGGCAAACTGTTGGTGGCTTAGACATCACCCGCAAGTGCTTTCCATGAAGTTTAAAACTGGCGTGAAGAGAGCGGAAATCTCCAATGCCATCGATCAGTATGTTACTGGAACTATCGGCGAG GGTGAAGATTTGATCAAGTGGAAGGCACTGTTTGAGGAGGTCCCTGAGTTGTTAACCgagacagaaaaaaaggaatggaTTGACAAACTTAATGAAGTTTCCATCAGCTCTGATGCCTTCTTTCCTTTCCGGGACAATGTAGACAGAGCTAAAAGG AGTGGCGTGGCCTACATCGCTGCCCCTTCCGGTTCTGCCGCTGACAAAGTTGTGATCGAGGCTTGCGATGAGCTGGGAATAATCCTTGCTCACACGAATCTCCGGCTCTTCCATCACTGA